From the genome of Herpetosiphonaceae bacterium:
ATCGAACTCCTCAAGCGTGTAGCCGGTGATGCGCGTAAACGCATCCGTCACCCACTCGCGGACGAAGCGCCCATCTGGGGCGCGCCGCATGGAATACGCATAATCAGACGTCAGCTCAGCAATCACACGATAGCGCCCCTCCGACTCGAGCAGCGCCTCTTGCATCTTCTTGCGCTCGGTGATGTTCTCGATCATAACGATCACAAGCTGCGGCTGGCCCGGTGCCTCGCAGATCGCCGAAACGGTCTGAAGGCTCCAGAGCACGGTTCCATCCCGGCGGAGGTAGCGCTTCTCGATCTGATAATGCTCCTGCTGCCCGTCAAGCAGCGACTCCATCTGCGCGCGATCGAGATCGCGATCGTCGTGATACGCCAGCGCCATAACATCCTGGCGGCTCAGCTCGGCCTCGCTGTAGCCGAGCAGACGCTGGAGCGCCGGATTAGTATCGACGATGCGGCCTGCCAGATCGGTGAGCGCGATGCCGATCGCCGCGCCGTCGAAGAGCGCGCGGAAGCGCTCTTCACTGCTCAGCAGCGCCTCGGTCGTCCGCTGATGTTCGATCGAGTCGCGGGTGTGGGTGCTTACTAACGCCTGATGCGCCGCAATCAACGCCTGGTAGGTGTTTTGCTCAAGACGAGCCTGCGCCGCCGTCTCCTGAGCGGATTGTAGCTCCGCTTGCAGCGCATCGATCGTTGCAAGCAGCGCCTGGGCCTGGTCGGTGGTCGGGCTTACCCCGGCGGCGAGCTGGTTTCGGATGGTGTCAACGATCGCGGCTTCGGTCATGCGAAACCTCTTTTCGTTCTAGGATCGCGCTGTAGGTGCAGCGTTGAAGCGTACAGCGAGATCGCCCCTTTGGTGCTGAGCATCGCACGCGGCGCTAAGTGAAGATCTGGCACTCACGCGCCTGGACTGGGGGCTGACTCAAGAAGTATCTGTAGCGAGAGATTGCGTCGAATAGCGGGATCAGCACGAGTACAGCGTTGGACCTGCTGGCTATCCACCGGTGTCATGCCCTGGACTGTTGGGTTATTAGGAAAGCAATGTGCCGGTAGGAACTATTGTAGCAAGCGGTGTCAACTCAGGGAACAAACGACAAGCAAAGAACAAAGAACAAACGTTTGCTGCTGTTCTTTGTTCGGTTGTTCTGGCTTCCTGCGTACATGCGTGCGGTTCTGCGCAAGATCGGTTGCGCGATGCTGCGCAGATCAGCGCGCTGCGCCGCCTGTGCCGTCGAGTGTGCGGGGCGGGTGTACCACGAGATCGAACGGTTTCATGGCGACGGCAAAGAGCGGCCTCGCGCCGACACGGTAGGGAAAGCGCTCCGACCACGCAGCCACCCGAAGACCGGCGCGGCCCAGCCGGGCTGAGGCGAGCGCGAGTGCCCGTAGCCGCCGCTGGCTCCGCTCGCCAAAGACTGGCACGGCAACGGGAAGACGCGGCAGCAGCGCGGTGCGCGGATCGATGTGGAGCGTGGCGACCAGACCGTCGGCGTCGGCGATCTGCACGGTCGAGTCGCGCCAGTCGAACCGAGCCAGCACTTTTGGCAGGCCCCAGATGTGGTGCCCACTCGCCTGCGAGGCGCGGCTATCGACCCAGATTGCATGCACGTGCAATCCAGGGTGCGCGCCGCGCCGGACGAGCGCGCCGACGATCAGCTCATCGTAGCGCAGCGTGCCCGCGAGATGGCGGATCAGCGCGACGACCAGCCAGCGCGCGCCGAGCAGCGGTTTCAGGTCCGGCGGCACCGGCACGGCTTGGTCGGCGCGGAATAGCCCGATCCACGCGCCGCCGCACGTGTGCCAGGGCGCGGGCGGGTAGCTCACGGCGGGTGCTGGATCGGGCAGGCACATCGCAGCGCTCAGGCGCTAATACGCCACCGCGAACGGCTCGCTGTTCTCTTTCCAGGCCATCGTCTTGCTGTCGTAGATCCAGAAGATCGGGCTGCGGTCGGAGGGCTTGTCGTTTTCGATCAGGCCGCGCGCCTCATGGATCAGCGACCCCAGCTCCTGCTCGCTCAGCGGCGTGATGCTCTGGGCCAGCCGCACGTTCTCATCGATCTGCGCCTCGTCGTCCATGCCCAGGATCGCCAGGCTCACGCCCGGCAGACCGAGCGAGTAGCGCAGGGCCAGCGCGCGCTGCTGTAGCTCGCCGTGGCCGTACACTTTCATCGCGATCACGCCAGCCTGCTTGCGCTGCGCGACCGGCAGCAGCAGATCCTCCGGCCCGTTCACCAGCCGGTCGATCGCGCCGAGCGCCACCAGCACCGTATCGAAATCGTAGCGCTCAAGCGCCTGCGCCAGCACGGCGGGCCGCGCGTGGCCGGTAATGCCGACGAAGCGCGTCATGCCCTGGCGGCGAGCCTCCTCAAGCGCGCTGATTGCGCCATCGGCAGCCAGCGCCGCCTCCAGATCGGCCATCGAGTTGATCGCATGGATTTGCAGCAGATCCACGTGATCGGTCTGAAGCTCCTTCAGGTTTTGTTGCAGCTCGGCCAGCACGTCGTCGCGGCGGCGCTTGTTGATCTTGGTCGCCAGGAAGACCTCGTCGCGGCGGCTTTTCATCACCTCGCCGAGCTTGGGCTGGCTGCCGTAGTCGGGGCTGGTGTCGAGGTAGGTGATGCCCTGATCGATGGCGTGGTTGAGCAGCCGGGCGGACTTATTGATCAGCGGCGCGTCCATCACTTTGATCTTGCCCAGCGGCGCGGTGCCGTAGCCGAGGATCGGCACCTGAACGCCTGTTTTGCCGAGCGGACGATGTGGGAGTGCCATGCGCTTCCTTCCTTTCGATCGGTGAGTCCGAGAGGATGCCGTGTCAGCAACCTGCGTACCGCCGTCTGCGCCCTGGATACGCGGGCACATGAATTGATGTAGGCAGCCCTTGCCGACACCGTCGGGCGTCTCGCTGCATCGCCTGTCGCATGCGGTGGTACGGTAGGCCGGGGGACGCAAGAACCAAGACGCAGGGTGCCCATGCCGGGTGCCCTTTGGGCATGGCACCCGCCTGGCACCCGGAACCAAGAACCAAGAACCAAGAACAAAGGAGAGCCTTGAATTTGAAACTTTGAACTCCGAACTCGAAACTTGAAACTCGAAACTCGAAACTCGGAAGAGGAAGGGCATGGAATCTGATCTACAGGCGAAATATCAGCGGCTCCGGCAGACGCTGACCGATATGGAATCGGCGCTGGTGGCGTTTTCGGGCGGCGTGGACAGCACGCTGCTGCTCAAGGTGGCCGCCGATGTGCTGGGCGCGCGCTGCGTGGCCGCGACCGCCGACTCGGAGACGTATCCACGCGAGGAGCTGGACGAGGCGCGGCGGCTGGCGCGGGCGATCGGCGTCGAGCATGTCGTGGTGCGCACCGACGAGCTGGCCGACGAGCGCTACGCCGCCAATCGGCCCGATCGCTGCTACCACTGCAAGCAAACGCTGTTCACGGCGCTCTTTCCGCTGGCACACCAGCGCGATCTGGCCTGGGTGGCCTACGGCGCGATGGCCGACGACATGGGCGATCACCGGCCAGGGCATCAGGCGGCGCTAGAGTGG
Proteins encoded in this window:
- a CDS encoding acetoacetate decarboxylase family protein: MCLPDPAPAVSYPPAPWHTCGGAWIGLFRADQAVPVPPDLKPLLGARWLVVALIRHLAGTLRYDELIVGALVRRGAHPGLHVHAIWVDSRASQASGHHIWGLPKVLARFDWRDSTVQIADADGLVATLHIDPRTALLPRLPVAVPVFGERSQRRLRALALASARLGRAGLRVAAWSERFPYRVGARPLFAVAMKPFDLVVHPPRTLDGTGGAAR
- a CDS encoding aldo/keto reductase: MALPHRPLGKTGVQVPILGYGTAPLGKIKVMDAPLINKSARLLNHAIDQGITYLDTSPDYGSQPKLGEVMKSRRDEVFLATKINKRRRDDVLAELQQNLKELQTDHVDLLQIHAINSMADLEAALAADGAISALEEARRQGMTRFVGITGHARPAVLAQALERYDFDTVLVALGAIDRLVNGPEDLLLPVAQRKQAGVIAMKVYGHGELQQRALALRYSLGLPGVSLAILGMDDEAQIDENVRLAQSITPLSEQELGSLIHEARGLIENDKPSDRSPIFWIYDSKTMAWKENSEPFAVAY
- the larE gene encoding ATP-dependent sacrificial sulfur transferase LarE, with the translated sequence MESDLQAKYQRLRQTLTDMESALVAFSGGVDSTLLLKVAADVLGARCVAATADSETYPREELDEARRLARAIGVEHVVVRTDELADERYAANRPDRCYHCKQTLFTALFPLAHQRDLAWVAYGAMADDMGDHRPGHQAALEWNVRSPLLEAGLTKTEIRELSRRLGLDTWNKPSFACLSSRVPYGQTIDGEQLRQIDAAERALRELGFSGFRVRHHGDIARLELALDDLPRALELREALVERLKALGYIYVTLDLQGFRSGSMNEPLRRRQPQTIELIG